Proteins from a genomic interval of Nocardia sp. BMG51109:
- a CDS encoding amidohydrolase family protein, whose amino-acid sequence MNIDDMILVSIDDHVVEPINMFDGHVPKKWADLAPKVIVDEKGVDRWVYRDKPTGVTGLNAVVSWPAEEWGYDPAGYAEMRPGVYDIHARVRDMNANGILASMCFPTFAGFSAGHLSHFKDEITVAMIQAYNDWHIEDWAGAYPGRFIPLSILPLWDPKLAIAEIERVAEKGCHSVSMPELPHLDGLPSYHDMDYWGPVLSALADHGTVMNLHIGQGFRVLNLAPNAPIDNLMVLAPSVSLIAAQDLLWGPAFRNHPGLKVSFSEGGVGWIPFFLDRSDRHYTNQKWLRRDFGGKMPSEVFREHAIACYVTDRNSLKMRYDIGIDNIAWECDYPHSDSIWPNAPEFVLEELNAAGATDSDINKITWENACRTLNWDPFAHIPKEQATVGALREQAKDVDTSTTSRKEYAEAYARRAG is encoded by the coding sequence GTGAACATCGACGACATGATCCTGGTGAGCATCGACGACCATGTGGTCGAGCCGATCAACATGTTCGACGGCCACGTCCCGAAGAAGTGGGCCGACCTGGCCCCCAAGGTGATCGTCGACGAGAAGGGCGTCGACCGGTGGGTCTACCGGGACAAGCCGACCGGCGTCACCGGCCTCAACGCCGTGGTCTCCTGGCCGGCGGAGGAATGGGGCTACGACCCGGCCGGCTACGCGGAGATGCGGCCGGGCGTCTACGACATCCACGCCCGGGTCCGGGACATGAACGCCAACGGCATCCTCGCCTCGATGTGCTTCCCCACCTTCGCCGGATTCAGCGCGGGCCACCTCAGCCACTTCAAGGACGAGATCACCGTCGCGATGATCCAGGCCTACAACGACTGGCACATCGAGGACTGGGCCGGCGCCTACCCGGGCCGGTTCATCCCGCTGTCGATCCTGCCGCTGTGGGATCCGAAGCTGGCCATCGCCGAGATCGAGCGGGTGGCCGAGAAGGGCTGCCACTCGGTGTCCATGCCCGAGCTGCCGCACCTCGACGGCCTGCCCAGCTATCACGACATGGACTACTGGGGTCCGGTGCTCTCGGCGCTGGCCGATCACGGCACGGTGATGAATCTCCATATCGGCCAGGGCTTCCGGGTGCTGAACCTGGCGCCGAACGCGCCGATCGACAACCTGATGGTGCTGGCGCCGAGCGTCTCGCTGATCGCCGCGCAGGATCTGCTGTGGGGCCCGGCCTTCCGCAACCACCCGGGCCTGAAGGTCTCGTTCTCCGAGGGTGGCGTCGGCTGGATCCCGTTCTTCCTGGACCGCTCCGACCGGCACTACACCAACCAGAAGTGGCTGCGCCGCGACTTCGGCGGCAAGATGCCCAGCGAGGTCTTCCGCGAGCACGCGATCGCCTGCTACGTCACCGACCGCAACTCGCTGAAGATGCGCTACGACATCGGCATCGACAACATCGCGTGGGAGTGCGACTACCCGCATTCGGACTCGATCTGGCCGAACGCGCCCGAGTTCGTGCTCGAGGAGCTGAACGCCGCCGGCGCCACCGACTCCGATATCAACAAGATCACCTGGGAGAACGCCTGCCGGACCCTGAACTGGGACCCGTTCGCGCACATCCCGAAGGAGCAGGCGACGGTGGGCGCGCTGCGGGAGCAGGCCAAGGACGTCGACACCTCGACCACGTCCCGCAAGGAGTACGCCGAAGCCTACGCACGGCGGGCGGGCTGA
- a CDS encoding mycofactocin-coupled SDR family oxidoreductase has protein sequence MVRARGIVDAGGHRRVAVVTGAARGIGAATVLALADRGWSVLAVDVAADDPALTYSMGTKQELLAVATEAGGRVNRVGAVRPFVADVRDPEALRAAVAEAVDTWGGLDAAVAAAGVIAGGDPLWDMPVEQERAVLDVCLGGVVNLARAAVPALLARPEPRSGRLLAVASAAATKGLPRLAAYCAAKAGVAGLIRALAAELADTGVTANAVSPGNTDTALLDEIARIYDLPEAERFARQQPVGRLLQPAEIAGVLAFLAGTENTAMTGAVVPVDGGLAL, from the coding sequence GTGGTGCGGGCTCGGGGAATAGTGGACGCCGGTGGACATCGCCGGGTCGCGGTGGTGACCGGGGCGGCCCGGGGGATCGGCGCGGCGACGGTGCTGGCGCTGGCCGACCGCGGGTGGTCGGTGCTGGCGGTCGATGTGGCGGCCGACGATCCGGCGCTGACGTATTCGATGGGGACCAAGCAGGAACTGCTCGCGGTCGCCACGGAGGCGGGCGGCCGGGTGAACCGGGTCGGGGCGGTGCGGCCGTTCGTGGCCGACGTCCGGGATCCGGAGGCGCTGCGCGCGGCGGTGGCCGAGGCCGTGGACACCTGGGGCGGGCTGGACGCCGCCGTCGCCGCCGCCGGTGTGATCGCGGGCGGTGATCCGTTGTGGGACATGCCGGTCGAGCAGGAGCGGGCGGTGCTCGACGTCTGCCTCGGCGGGGTGGTGAACCTGGCCCGGGCGGCGGTGCCGGCGCTGCTGGCCCGCCCCGAGCCGCGATCGGGACGGCTGCTGGCCGTGGCATCGGCCGCGGCGACCAAGGGCCTGCCGCGGCTGGCGGCCTACTGTGCGGCGAAAGCCGGTGTGGCGGGGCTGATCCGGGCGCTGGCGGCGGAACTCGCCGATACCGGTGTCACGGCGAACGCGGTCAGTCCGGGTAACACCGATACCGCGCTGCTGGACGAGATCGCGCGCATCTACGACCTGCCGGAGGCCGAACGGTTCGCCCGGCAGCAACCCGTCGGCCGGCTGTTGCAGCCCGCGGAGATCGCCGGGGTACTGGCCTTCCTCGCCGGGACCGAGAACACCGCCATGACCGGTGCGGTGGTGCCCGTCGACGGCGGACTGGCGCTGTGA
- a CDS encoding LLM class flavin-dependent oxidoreductase, producing MTDIVERARAAEAAGFDGMAFIDHLEAPGAEHQPLWEAMTVASWVAARTERLRIGHLVLCDAFRHPAVLAKQAVTLQEASGGRFELGLGSGSVPRELVRFGITRARAAQRRERLAESLEAMTGYWGGSANAQVPQPTTPIPLVIGGTGAGTLELVRKYATWWNLPVTEIGRLRELAPSVGRARVSVQQMVGFVGRGQSADEVRERSTRRFGYLGDGLLCGDADRLTDYFTDLNRRGVERFYVWFADFAPAATLAEFGETVVRQVVATAGR from the coding sequence ATGACGGACATCGTGGAGCGGGCGCGGGCCGCGGAGGCCGCGGGATTCGACGGGATGGCGTTCATCGACCACCTCGAGGCGCCGGGGGCCGAACATCAGCCCCTCTGGGAGGCGATGACCGTGGCGAGCTGGGTGGCGGCGCGGACCGAGCGGCTGCGGATCGGCCACCTGGTGCTGTGCGATGCGTTCCGGCATCCGGCGGTCCTCGCGAAACAGGCTGTGACACTGCAGGAAGCGTCCGGGGGGAGATTCGAACTCGGCCTGGGTTCGGGGTCGGTGCCGCGGGAACTGGTGCGGTTCGGCATCACCCGGGCGCGGGCGGCGCAGCGGCGCGAGCGGCTGGCGGAGAGCTTGGAGGCCATGACCGGGTATTGGGGTGGATCGGCGAACGCTCAAGTGCCGCAACCCACTACGCCGATACCCCTGGTCATCGGGGGGACCGGCGCGGGGACGCTGGAACTGGTCCGCAAGTACGCGACCTGGTGGAATCTCCCGGTGACCGAGATCGGGCGGTTGCGGGAGCTGGCCCCCTCGGTCGGCCGGGCGCGGGTGTCGGTGCAGCAGATGGTCGGTTTCGTCGGCCGCGGGCAATCGGCCGACGAGGTCCGCGAACGGAGCACGCGCCGCTTCGGATATCTCGGCGACGGTCTGCTCTGCGGCGACGCCGATCGGCTGACGGACTACTTCACCGACCTGAATCGCCGTGGCGTCGAACGGTTCTACGTCTGGTTCGCCGACTTCGCCCCGGCCGCGACGCTGGCCGAGTTCGGGGAGACTGTCGTGCGGCAGGTCGTCGCAACGGCCGGTCGGTAA
- a CDS encoding MarR family transcriptional regulator, protein MPSETATRAEIVRELREELRVQTTRTVMLYSAVASRLGITVTDLTCLNLLRMRGALTPGELAELLGIARGGAITTVVDRLERAGYVRRSKDPDDRRRVRVELIAVRAEVAVAPLFGELAALGDSLPKDDEALAALLGFVRDFNAALSRATSRVSEVDAV, encoded by the coding sequence ATGCCGTCGGAAACCGCGACGCGGGCCGAGATCGTGCGTGAGCTGCGCGAGGAACTGCGGGTGCAGACCACCCGGACGGTGATGCTGTATTCGGCGGTCGCGTCCCGGCTCGGCATCACCGTCACCGATCTGACCTGCCTGAACCTGTTGCGCATGCGCGGCGCGCTCACCCCGGGCGAGCTGGCCGAACTGCTCGGCATCGCGCGCGGCGGGGCCATCACGACCGTCGTGGACCGGCTCGAACGCGCGGGTTACGTGCGCCGGAGCAAGGATCCCGACGATCGGCGCCGGGTGCGGGTCGAACTGATCGCGGTCCGCGCGGAGGTGGCGGTGGCGCCGCTGTTCGGGGAACTCGCCGCCCTCGGCGACAGCCTTCCGAAGGATGACGAGGCGCTGGCCGCGCTGCTGGGCTTCGTGCGCGACTTCAACGCGGCGCTGTCCCGGGCGACGAGCCGGGTGTCGGAGGTCGATGCGGTCTGA
- a CDS encoding acyl-CoA dehydrogenase family protein: MLFEFDADQRLLRDTVREVTARECPPGLVRDIVDKDAEPDGLWRTYVDLGWTELTDPALTVELGIVLEGLGRATDPTPFLATVSQFAPLVPQSERIDKPGAAVYSGITATADGAGWRLDGAARFVLDGDRAQRLAVVTDAGVFVVPAEAVVATRSAVFDPVLHVAEVAVAGFRVTAGDRVDIDPERARQHALTGLSLTTVGACQRILDLVLEHVRTRRQFDAPIGSFQAVKHKAADMHIAIERARALGYFAALCLAADDPRRRLAASMAKASAGECQSLVFRHGLQLFGAMGFTWENDLQFALKRAKAGELMLGGAAQHRALIAEEYRAAHV, from the coding sequence ATGCTCTTCGAGTTCGACGCCGACCAGCGACTGTTGCGCGACACGGTGCGCGAGGTGACGGCGCGGGAATGCCCGCCCGGGCTGGTCCGGGACATCGTCGACAAGGACGCCGAGCCCGATGGGCTGTGGCGGACCTACGTCGACCTCGGCTGGACGGAACTGACCGATCCGGCCCTGACCGTCGAGCTGGGTATCGTGCTGGAGGGCCTCGGCCGCGCCACCGACCCGACTCCGTTCCTGGCCACCGTGTCGCAGTTCGCGCCGCTGGTCCCGCAGTCGGAACGGATCGACAAGCCGGGTGCCGCAGTGTATTCCGGCATCACGGCCACCGCGGACGGCGCGGGGTGGCGGCTGGACGGCGCGGCGCGTTTCGTGCTCGACGGCGACCGGGCGCAGCGGCTGGCCGTGGTCACCGACGCGGGCGTGTTCGTCGTGCCGGCCGAGGCGGTGGTGGCGACGCGCAGCGCGGTGTTCGATCCGGTGCTGCACGTGGCCGAGGTCGCCGTGGCCGGGTTTCGGGTCACCGCCGGCGATCGCGTCGACATCGATCCCGAACGCGCCCGCCAGCACGCGCTGACCGGCCTCTCGCTCACGACCGTCGGTGCCTGCCAGCGCATTCTGGATCTCGTGCTCGAGCACGTGCGCACCCGCCGCCAGTTCGACGCGCCGATCGGTTCGTTCCAGGCGGTCAAGCACAAGGCCGCCGATATGCACATCGCCATCGAAAGGGCCCGCGCGCTCGGCTATTTCGCCGCGTTGTGCCTGGCCGCGGACGACCCGCGGCGGCGGCTGGCGGCCTCCATGGCCAAGGCGTCGGCCGGCGAGTGCCAGTCGCTGGTGTTCCGGCACGGGTTGCAGCTGTTCGGCGCGATGGGCTTCACCTGGGAAAACGACCTACAGTTCGCGCTCAAGCGGGCCAAGGCCGGTGAGCTGATGCTCGGCGGCGCGGCCCAGCACCGGGCACTGATCGCCGAGGAGTACCGTGCAGCTCACGTTTGA
- a CDS encoding acyl-CoA dehydrogenase family protein has protein sequence MQLTFDPEVEEFRAEFAAFIDEHLPAASETSERSHSSSDVPQWSRRWQRLLFDNGWLLPANPPEFGGRNASVLQQYVHLAELSNRRIYHSFNPQGVGIVAASLLSFGTEEQKRRWAVPILRAEITASLGMSEPGAGSDLASLRTRAVRDGDEFVVDGQKVWTSGAHDADVLLTFVRTDPDAPKHRGISVLMIPTDLPGVTRRPFPSISSPDDLDFNEVYFEGVRVPAENLIGELNKGWAVANGSLGHERTMLWLSYADRLDDLIRDFDPRDTNDRDAFAQLVMDTEALKLLGSAALSREARGEQDVPSLSVLKVIGSEAIQSASESALNSAGEQGLLHPTASAEPSPWTLDHYWAGWFERYIRSFAGTIAGGTSEIQRTIIAERVLGLPRG, from the coding sequence GTGCAGCTCACGTTTGATCCCGAGGTCGAGGAGTTCCGCGCGGAATTCGCCGCCTTCATCGACGAACATCTGCCCGCCGCGTCCGAGACGAGCGAGCGGTCGCATTCGAGTTCCGATGTGCCGCAATGGTCCCGGCGCTGGCAGCGGCTGCTGTTCGACAACGGCTGGCTGCTGCCCGCGAATCCGCCGGAGTTCGGCGGCCGCAACGCCTCGGTGCTGCAGCAGTACGTGCACCTGGCCGAGCTGTCCAACCGGCGGATCTATCACAGCTTCAACCCGCAGGGCGTCGGCATCGTGGCGGCCTCGCTGCTGTCGTTCGGCACCGAGGAGCAGAAGCGGCGCTGGGCGGTGCCGATCCTGCGGGCCGAGATCACCGCGTCGCTCGGGATGAGCGAGCCCGGAGCGGGTTCCGACCTGGCGTCGCTGCGCACCCGGGCGGTGCGCGACGGTGATGAGTTCGTGGTGGACGGGCAGAAGGTGTGGACGTCGGGTGCCCACGACGCCGACGTGCTGCTGACCTTCGTCCGCACCGATCCGGACGCGCCCAAGCACCGGGGGATCAGCGTGCTGATGATCCCGACCGACCTGCCCGGGGTGACCAGGCGGCCGTTCCCCTCGATCAGCTCCCCGGACGATCTGGATTTCAACGAGGTCTACTTCGAGGGTGTCCGGGTGCCGGCGGAGAATCTGATCGGCGAGCTGAACAAGGGCTGGGCGGTGGCCAACGGCTCGCTCGGTCACGAGCGCACGATGCTGTGGCTGAGCTATGCCGACCGGCTGGACGATCTGATCCGCGACTTCGATCCCCGGGACACGAACGACCGGGACGCCTTCGCCCAGCTGGTGATGGATACCGAGGCGCTGAAGCTGCTCGGTTCGGCGGCGCTGTCGCGGGAGGCGCGCGGGGAACAGGACGTCCCGTCGCTGTCGGTGCTGAAGGTGATCGGGTCCGAGGCCATCCAGTCGGCCTCCGAATCGGCGCTGAATTCCGCAGGGGAGCAAGGACTTCTGCACCCGACGGCCAGCGCCGAGCCGAGTCCGTGGACCCTCGATCACTACTGGGCCGGCTGGTTCGAGCGCTACATCCGCAGTTTCGCCGGCACCATCGCCGGCGGCACCTCGGAGATTCAGCGCACCATCATCGCCGAGCGAGTGCTCGGACTGCCGCGCGGCTGA
- a CDS encoding class I adenylate-forming enzyme family protein, producing MTVSLLLDMALSGDPDRTAVVCDETRWTTGELHALAQGGAGVVAASGARGVAYVGTGGHMLPLLIFAAAGAGVPVTPLNYRLSAESLRELIGRLDDPLLVCDDEYHDIVAEFGVRTMRSAEFVAAAGSADPVSEAVDPEQVAVVLFTSGTTSTPKAVELSHQNLLSYITGTVEFASAEPADAALICVPPYHVAGISAALSNLYAGRRMVYLRAFDAGRWVSLIDSESVTTATVVPTMLDRIVAELERSGTRLPTLRNFAYGGSKVALPLVRKALELLPEVGFVNAYGLTETSSTIAVLGPDDHRAAHGADDPAVARRLGSVGQPVPGIEVQIRDGDGRVLGAEETGELFVRGPQVSGRYTGIGSVLDAEGWFPTKDVAMLDAGGYLYLGGRSDDTIIRGGENIAPAEIEDVLVEHPDVHEVAVVGVEDAQWGQIIVAVVVPRAGATPDPDALREHVRAGLRGSRTPDRVVFRDALPVTPTGKVLRRTLVEEYGPAVDATPSR from the coding sequence ATGACGGTATCGCTGCTGCTCGATATGGCGCTGTCCGGCGATCCGGACCGGACCGCCGTCGTCTGCGACGAAACCCGGTGGACCACAGGCGAATTGCACGCCCTCGCGCAGGGCGGGGCCGGTGTCGTGGCGGCCTCGGGCGCCCGCGGCGTGGCCTACGTGGGAACCGGCGGGCACATGCTGCCGCTGCTGATCTTCGCCGCGGCCGGTGCCGGAGTTCCCGTGACGCCCTTGAACTATCGGCTCAGCGCCGAATCGCTGCGTGAGCTGATCGGCCGGCTCGACGATCCGCTGCTCGTGTGCGACGACGAGTACCACGATATCGTGGCCGAATTCGGTGTCCGTACCATGCGTTCGGCGGAATTCGTCGCGGCGGCCGGGTCGGCGGACCCGGTATCGGAGGCGGTGGATCCCGAGCAGGTGGCGGTGGTGCTGTTCACCTCCGGGACGACCTCGACACCCAAGGCGGTCGAGCTGTCACACCAGAATCTGCTGAGCTACATCACCGGAACGGTCGAGTTCGCCTCCGCCGAGCCTGCCGACGCCGCGCTGATCTGCGTGCCGCCCTACCATGTCGCGGGAATCAGTGCGGCGCTGTCGAATCTGTACGCCGGGCGCCGGATGGTGTACCTGCGCGCGTTCGATGCCGGTCGCTGGGTGAGCCTGATCGACAGCGAATCGGTCACTACCGCAACGGTTGTGCCCACCATGCTCGACCGCATCGTGGCCGAGCTGGAGCGCTCCGGCACGCGGCTGCCCACGCTGCGCAACTTCGCCTACGGCGGATCCAAGGTGGCACTTCCGTTGGTGCGCAAGGCCCTCGAGCTGCTGCCCGAGGTCGGTTTCGTGAACGCCTACGGGCTGACCGAGACGAGTTCGACGATCGCGGTGCTCGGTCCCGACGACCATCGGGCCGCGCACGGCGCCGACGATCCCGCCGTCGCGCGGCGGCTCGGCTCCGTCGGGCAGCCGGTGCCCGGCATCGAGGTGCAGATCCGCGACGGCGATGGCCGGGTGCTGGGGGCCGAGGAGACCGGCGAGCTGTTCGTCCGGGGGCCGCAGGTGTCCGGCCGGTACACCGGGATCGGCTCGGTGCTCGACGCCGAGGGCTGGTTCCCGACCAAGGACGTCGCGATGCTCGACGCCGGCGGCTACCTGTATCTCGGCGGCCGCTCGGACGACACGATCATTCGGGGCGGCGAGAACATCGCGCCCGCCGAGATCGAGGACGTACTGGTCGAGCACCCCGACGTGCACGAGGTCGCGGTGGTCGGCGTGGAGGATGCGCAATGGGGGCAGATCATCGTGGCGGTGGTGGTGCCGCGCGCCGGCGCGACCCCGGACCCGGACGCGCTGCGTGAACACGTCCGCGCCGGCCTGCGCGGCTCGCGCACGCCGGACCGGGTCGTGTTCCGGGACGCGCTGCCCGTGACGCCGACCGGAAAGGTGTTGCGGCGCACCCTCGTCGAGGAATACGGCCCCGCCGTGGATGCGACGCCGAGCAGGTAA
- a CDS encoding DUF4286 family protein: MADSGAKMLVFSNPVAGQEDAFNEWYDTEHLAQVTAVPGVVGGRRFDVVPASSTGGAPAHRYLAVYDLTGAPDEVVKEFVERAGSGEIGLSPALDMSTLAVSVWRPRGEPHTAE; this comes from the coding sequence GTGGCGGATTCCGGAGCCAAGATGCTGGTGTTCTCGAACCCCGTCGCCGGCCAGGAGGACGCCTTCAACGAGTGGTACGACACCGAGCACCTCGCCCAGGTGACCGCCGTCCCGGGCGTGGTCGGCGGCCGGCGCTTCGACGTCGTCCCCGCCTCCTCGACCGGCGGCGCCCCGGCACACCGGTACCTGGCGGTCTACGACCTGACCGGCGCCCCGGACGAGGTCGTCAAGGAGTTCGTCGAGCGCGCGGGAAGCGGAGAGATCGGACTCAGCCCGGCCCTGGACATGTCGACCCTTGCTGTGTCGGTATGGCGCCCCCGAGGCGAGCCGCATACGGCAGAGTAG
- a CDS encoding phytanoyl-CoA dioxygenase family protein has protein sequence MIPAASPADVASHVEAFIEQGYRHFQNVYSTEQVAMFHDLYHRAVADWQFSNGTDDDPGAVGGLLERYPREVLPAVAHPMLLGFAEAVMGPFVQLDSAVLNSDAPAGAESHGRPVMWHRDRFGSVPSGTYQRPPSIVFLSYLQTMTDDAGPLRVIPGSHREPRLVPEERLYDPQAGEVLIRAEAGDTVAIHNQLLHSGTRNSGTADRRFFGFIYNLSTLRQEDNFAGPNCRALVSSAQQTHDRRLQRLLGDDPLIFPRQNSGFTEEHHRDWARWNDEDTRYAKEAEDAAATAARVRTRLG, from the coding sequence ATGATCCCGGCCGCCAGCCCTGCCGATGTCGCTTCGCACGTCGAAGCCTTCATCGAGCAGGGCTACCGGCATTTCCAGAACGTCTACAGCACCGAACAGGTCGCGATGTTCCACGACCTCTACCACAGAGCGGTAGCCGACTGGCAGTTCAGCAACGGCACCGACGACGACCCCGGCGCAGTCGGCGGACTCCTGGAGCGCTACCCGCGTGAAGTGCTGCCCGCCGTTGCTCATCCGATGTTGCTGGGATTCGCGGAAGCGGTGATGGGACCCTTCGTCCAGCTCGACTCAGCGGTACTCAACAGCGATGCGCCGGCTGGAGCCGAAAGCCATGGGCGGCCGGTGATGTGGCATCGCGACCGATTCGGGTCCGTGCCGTCAGGGACGTATCAACGGCCGCCGAGCATCGTGTTCCTGTCGTACCTCCAGACCATGACCGACGACGCCGGACCGCTGCGGGTGATACCAGGATCGCACCGCGAGCCCCGGCTGGTACCCGAAGAACGGCTATACGATCCCCAGGCCGGTGAGGTGCTGATCCGAGCCGAGGCAGGCGATACCGTCGCCATCCACAACCAACTGCTGCACTCGGGCACCCGGAACAGCGGCACAGCCGATCGGCGGTTCTTCGGGTTCATCTACAACCTGTCCACACTGCGGCAAGAGGACAACTTCGCCGGTCCCAACTGCCGGGCGCTGGTCTCGTCGGCACAGCAGACCCACGACCGACGCCTACAGCGGCTGCTCGGCGACGACCCGCTCATCTTCCCGCGTCAGAACAGCGGTTTCACCGAAGAACACCACCGTGATTGGGCACGGTGGAACGACGAAGACACCCGGTACGCGAAGGAAGCCGAAGACGCCGCCGCGACCGCTGCGCGGGTACGCACACGTCTTGGTTGA
- the trpS gene encoding tryptophan--tRNA ligase, with translation MQQTGREPMTAAGKKRVLSGITATGRLHIGNYIGAINQWADNQSEYENFLFVADLHALTIPEAVAGKNLRARVEEIFALYLACGIDPEQSTLFVQSDVAEHAELTWLLTCVTPVSWLERMTQFKTKGKVADVDAGVGAGLLCYPALQAADILLYDPDLVPVGEDQKQHVEITRDISQRFNAMYGETFKLPDVMIPKSGGRIMGLDDPTAKMSKSTAEKSPGHAIGLLDPIGQARKSIMRAVTDSKSGVDFSDELAPGVTNLLTIFECFTGTTRDESRERFDGAGYGVLKGAVADAVTERLGDIQRRYHDIADDRTHLNKLLTQGAERARNLAADKLSQAYRAAGLR, from the coding sequence ATGCAGCAGACGGGAAGGGAACCTATGACAGCGGCAGGTAAGAAGCGCGTCCTGAGCGGAATTACCGCGACCGGACGCCTGCACATCGGCAACTACATCGGCGCGATCAACCAATGGGCCGACAACCAGAGCGAATATGAAAACTTTCTGTTCGTGGCCGACCTGCACGCGCTGACGATTCCCGAAGCCGTCGCGGGCAAGAACCTCCGCGCCCGGGTAGAAGAAATCTTCGCGCTCTATCTCGCCTGCGGCATCGACCCCGAGCAGTCGACCCTGTTCGTGCAAAGCGACGTCGCCGAGCACGCCGAACTGACCTGGCTGCTGACGTGCGTCACTCCGGTGTCGTGGCTCGAGCGCATGACCCAGTTCAAGACGAAAGGAAAAGTCGCGGATGTCGACGCGGGTGTCGGTGCGGGGCTGCTGTGCTATCCGGCACTCCAGGCCGCCGACATTCTTCTCTACGACCCCGACCTTGTGCCGGTCGGCGAGGACCAGAAACAACACGTCGAAATCACCCGGGATATCAGCCAGCGATTCAACGCGATGTACGGCGAAACCTTCAAGCTCCCTGACGTGATGATCCCCAAATCCGGCGGCCGGATCATGGGCTTGGACGATCCCACCGCCAAGATGAGCAAGAGCACCGCCGAAAAGAGCCCCGGCCACGCTATCGGGCTGCTCGATCCGATCGGCCAGGCACGCAAGTCGATCATGCGAGCAGTGACCGATTCCAAGTCCGGTGTGGACTTCTCCGATGAACTCGCCCCCGGCGTGACCAACCTGCTCACGATCTTCGAGTGCTTCACCGGCACGACCCGGGACGAGAGTCGTGAGCGATTCGACGGCGCCGGTTACGGAGTGCTCAAAGGCGCGGTGGCCGACGCGGTGACCGAACGGCTCGGCGACATTCAGCGCCGCTATCACGACATCGCCGACGACCGCACCCACCTGAACAAGCTGCTCACCCAAGGTGCCGAACGAGCGCGGAACCTGGCCGCGGACAAGCTTTCCCAAGCCTACCGAGCCGCAGGACTCCGGTAA
- a CDS encoding carboxymuconolactone decarboxylase family protein, with product MMAARKRREGCDACVDAYVDLARDHGATDADIAAALGDDAADGKGTYDSGR from the coding sequence ATGATGGCAGCACGTAAACGCCGGGAGGGATGCGACGCCTGCGTTGACGCCTACGTCGACCTCGCTCGTGACCACGGAGCGACTGACGCCGACATTGCAGCGGCGCTGGGCGACGATGCAGCAGACGGGAAGGGAACCTATGACAGCGGCAGGTAA
- a CDS encoding PEP-utilizing enzyme: MPGDIAVVPDSGPVWGWLAVAGIGLIVEHGGLLGHAPALARECGTACVVGAHGLGELVREGRVVKVSGDTGEVTW, translated from the coding sequence ATGCCTGGCGATATCGCCGTGGTTCCCGACTCCGGTCCGGTGTGGGGATGGCTGGCGGTGGCCGGAATTGGTCTCATCGTCGAGCACGGCGGGCTTCTCGGTCATGCCCCGGCGTTGGCGAGGGAATGCGGCACTGCGTGTGTCGTCGGTGCTCATGGCCTCGGCGAACTGGTGAGAGAGGGCCGCGTTGTTAAGGTATCAGGCGACACGGGAGAGGTGACCTGGTGA